The sequence below is a genomic window from Abyssisolibacter fermentans.
ATCAACTGGACTGGAAAATATAGACGACATAATTAGTGAATTCGAAGAAGCACTTAAAAGAATATAAATTCTATAACAAAGAAGTTAAAGTAAGATTCATATTTATTATATTATTATAATATAAAGATATTTTGCACCTACTACATTCCAAAAATTATAAAAATAGTAAAATAAAAACAATAAAAATGGTTAAGGAATGCTCTGAAAATCAGAGCTTCCTAATAATCATTAACAAAAGATAAACACATTGTTAATTGCAAACGATTTCAAATACAAAATAATGGAGGCTAAAGAATGGAAAACAAAAACAGAGTAAAAGCGAATGGTAAAGCATTAATACCTTTTTTAGTATTTATAATTATTTATTTAGGCAGTGGTATAATATTACAATCAAAGGGAGTTGAAATGGCTTTTTATCAATTTCCTGCACCAATAGCTGTATTTTGTGGTGTAATTGTCGCATTTATAATGTTTAAAGGAACGATAAATGACAAATTCATGAGATTTATTCATGGGTGTGGTAATGAAGATATAATCATTATGTGTACAATATATTTATTAGCTGGTGCATTTGCAGGTGTATCAAAAGCAATGGGTGGAGTTGACTCTACCGTTAACTTAGGATTAACTTTCATACCAGCACAATACATTGCAGCAGGATTATTTGTTATCTCTGCATTTATATCGATAGCTACAGGTACATCTTGTGGAGCTTTAGCAGCTGTGGCTCCTATTGCAGTCGGACTTGCTAGCAAGGCAGGGTTGGATGTTTCTTTAACAATGGCAGCTGTAGTAGGTGGATCAATGTTTGGAGACAATTTATCAGTTATATCAGATACAACAATAGCAGCCACAAGAACACAAGGTTGTGAGATGAGAGATAAATTTAAATTAAATTTATATATAGCTTTACCACCAGCTATAATAACCATTATTCTACTTATTATTTTTGGACATCCTACAAGTGTACCACAAATGGAAGTTTATGATTATAATATAATAAAAGTTCTTCCTTATTTGTTCGTATTAATATTGTCTATAGCAGGATTAAATGTTTTTGCAGTTTTAACAGGTGGTATCTTTGTATCAGGCATAATAGGACTAGCTTATGGAAATTTATCATTACTTTCTTTTGCACAACAAACATTCAATGGCTTTACAAGCATGACTGACATTTTCTTAGTATCAATGATAACAGGTGGATTGGCACATATGGTAACAAAAGAAGGTGGGTTACAATATTTGTTAGATAAAATACAAAAAATGATTAAAGGTAAGAAATCAGCAGAAATAGGGATAGCATCACTTGTTGCCTTGACTGACGCAGCAATAGCGAACAATACGGTATCAATTATTATAAATGGTCCTATAGCAAAAGAGATATCAGAAGAATATAAAGTAGATCCTCGTAGAAGTGCTTCGTTATTAGATATCTTTGCTTGTGTCATGCAAGGAATCATACCTTATGGTGCACAGATGTTAATGGTAGGAAGTTTTACAAAAGGAGCAGTATCACCTTTGAATGTAATACCATTGTTATGGTATCAACAATTACTTGTTGTTTCTGCTATATTATCGATGTTTATACCATTTGCTGATAGAATTATAAAAAAGAATCCTTGGGATTGGAAAAAAGGAAAAGCAGTAGAGAAAATCAGTTCTTAGAAATATAAATTTACTATATAATGATATAAGTAAGAAGTTAATATATTAGATAAGGAATAGGAGCTAATTACATTTCATAA
It includes:
- a CDS encoding Na+/H+ antiporter NhaC family protein, producing the protein MENKNRVKANGKALIPFLVFIIIYLGSGIILQSKGVEMAFYQFPAPIAVFCGVIVAFIMFKGTINDKFMRFIHGCGNEDIIIMCTIYLLAGAFAGVSKAMGGVDSTVNLGLTFIPAQYIAAGLFVISAFISIATGTSCGALAAVAPIAVGLASKAGLDVSLTMAAVVGGSMFGDNLSVISDTTIAATRTQGCEMRDKFKLNLYIALPPAIITIILLIIFGHPTSVPQMEVYDYNIIKVLPYLFVLILSIAGLNVFAVLTGGIFVSGIIGLAYGNLSLLSFAQQTFNGFTSMTDIFLVSMITGGLAHMVTKEGGLQYLLDKIQKMIKGKKSAEIGIASLVALTDAAIANNTVSIIINGPIAKEISEEYKVDPRRSASLLDIFACVMQGIIPYGAQMLMVGSFTKGAVSPLNVIPLLWYQQLLVVSAILSMFIPFADRIIKKNPWDWKKGKAVEKISS